A single region of the Thioalkalivibrio nitratireducens DSM 14787 genome encodes:
- a CDS encoding YaiI/YqxD family protein, with the protein MKIWVDADACPGVIKEILFRAAERTRVPVTLVANQPLRVPPSRFVRAIQVGSGFDVADNEIVARLEAGDLVVTADIPLAAEVIERGGHALNPRGEMYGADTIRARLGMRDFMETLRASGVDTGGPSALHPRDRQAFANQLDRFLQRQLRERDPPAPAPGEPR; encoded by the coding sequence ATGAAAATCTGGGTCGATGCCGACGCCTGCCCCGGCGTGATCAAGGAAATCCTGTTCCGGGCGGCCGAGCGTACCCGGGTACCGGTGACGCTGGTGGCGAACCAGCCGCTACGGGTGCCCCCTTCCCGGTTCGTGCGCGCGATCCAGGTTGGTTCGGGGTTCGACGTGGCCGACAACGAGATCGTGGCGCGGCTGGAGGCGGGCGACCTGGTAGTCACCGCAGACATCCCGCTGGCGGCCGAGGTCATCGAACGCGGCGGCCATGCGCTGAACCCTCGGGGCGAGATGTACGGCGCGGACACGATTCGCGCACGTCTCGGCATGCGCGACTTCATGGAGACGTTGCGCGCATCGGGCGTCGACACCGGCGGTCCGTCGGCGCTGCATCCGCGCGACCGGCAAGCCTTCGCCAACCAGCTGGACCGGTTCCTCCAGCGACAGCTCCGCGAGCGCGACCCGCCCGCTCCTGCACCCGGCGAACCCCGCTAG
- a CDS encoding EAL domain-containing protein — protein sequence MSLKTQLWIAVALLMLLSLLVSVAVSTVSARNYLAQQLHVKNVDNAASLALSLTQLPKDEATVELALAAQFDTGHYRLIRITNPRGEVMQERTNFVDPEGVPGWFVHLMAFDIEPGVAQITDGWSQFGALTVESQTSYAYESLWDGTRQLALIFAGGAILIGLLGTLLLRRTVRPLDAVVHQAEAIGNRRFITVAEPATLEFRRVVVAMNALSDRVRAMLEQEARRLERFQRDAHIDKVTGLLCRDPFLQTLDTTLQGDDENAAGSLALIRINGLADLNVAYGRKAIDGLLAEMGAALNAIVGQQSGWGASRLNGSDFAVLAPRSMEPHRVATDVQQALREVLERHSMDTGITLPCAATVFTHGATVSGLLTRLDGALQAADRQGDSAINVARAGDADTTPIHEQLERWRSILADSFAERAFSLATFPVVDLQDRLIHLEAPVRLRWEGEMLAAGHFLPWIHRLEMSSELDRRVVDLALSLIGEQGRPVGINLSVDALIDPDFPSWLGHRCAAAPDAARQLWLELPEAMAFRHLDAFAHLSREAKAFGCRMGIEHFGHQVSEIGRLHDIGLDYLKADGSFVRSVEKNPANQTLLRTLCTIGHSIGVIVIAEGVRTEEERQALEALGIDGVTGPGVVDYR from the coding sequence ATGTCACTCAAAACACAGCTCTGGATTGCCGTCGCCCTCCTGATGTTGCTGTCCCTGCTGGTCAGCGTCGCGGTCAGCACGGTTTCGGCACGCAACTACCTGGCCCAGCAACTGCACGTGAAGAACGTGGACAACGCCGCATCGCTGGCGCTCTCACTCACGCAACTGCCGAAGGACGAAGCCACGGTGGAACTGGCGCTCGCAGCACAGTTCGATACCGGTCACTACCGGCTGATCCGCATCACGAACCCGCGCGGAGAGGTGATGCAGGAGCGGACCAACTTCGTGGATCCGGAGGGGGTTCCAGGCTGGTTCGTGCACCTGATGGCGTTCGATATCGAGCCCGGGGTCGCGCAGATCACCGATGGCTGGTCACAGTTCGGGGCGCTGACCGTCGAAAGCCAGACCAGCTACGCCTACGAATCGCTGTGGGATGGCACCCGGCAACTGGCGTTGATCTTTGCCGGTGGCGCGATCCTGATCGGGCTTCTCGGCACGCTGCTGCTGCGCCGCACGGTGCGTCCACTGGATGCCGTCGTCCACCAGGCCGAGGCGATCGGCAATCGGCGATTCATCACCGTGGCCGAACCGGCGACACTGGAATTCAGGCGCGTGGTCGTTGCGATGAACGCGCTGTCGGACCGTGTGCGGGCCATGCTCGAACAGGAGGCCCGGCGCCTCGAGCGATTCCAGCGCGACGCGCATATCGACAAGGTCACCGGGCTGCTCTGCCGCGACCCCTTCCTGCAGACGCTGGATACCACGTTGCAGGGCGACGACGAGAATGCGGCGGGCTCGCTGGCGCTGATCCGGATCAACGGGCTGGCAGACCTGAACGTGGCGTATGGCCGCAAGGCAATCGACGGTCTGCTGGCCGAGATGGGGGCCGCGCTCAACGCGATCGTCGGCCAGCAAAGCGGCTGGGGCGCCTCGCGCCTGAACGGCTCCGACTTCGCGGTGCTGGCACCGCGCTCCATGGAACCCCACCGGGTGGCCACCGATGTGCAACAGGCACTGCGCGAAGTTCTGGAACGTCACAGCATGGATACCGGAATCACGTTGCCCTGCGCCGCGACCGTGTTCACTCACGGGGCGACCGTCAGCGGCCTGCTGACCCGACTCGATGGTGCGCTCCAGGCCGCCGACCGACAGGGGGATTCGGCGATCAACGTCGCGCGCGCCGGAGACGCCGACACCACGCCGATCCACGAGCAGCTGGAGCGCTGGCGCAGTATCCTGGCCGACTCGTTTGCAGAACGCGCTTTCTCCCTCGCGACCTTCCCTGTGGTCGATCTGCAGGATCGGCTGATTCACCTGGAAGCTCCGGTACGCCTGCGCTGGGAGGGAGAGATGTTGGCCGCCGGGCATTTCCTGCCGTGGATCCACCGGCTGGAGATGTCGTCGGAACTGGACCGGCGGGTGGTCGACCTGGCGCTGAGCCTGATCGGGGAACAGGGCCGGCCGGTGGGGATCAATCTCTCGGTCGACGCGCTGATCGATCCGGACTTCCCGTCCTGGCTGGGCCACCGCTGCGCGGCAGCCCCCGACGCTGCCCGGCAGCTCTGGCTCGAATTGCCCGAAGCGATGGCCTTCCGCCACCTCGACGCCTTCGCACACCTATCCCGCGAGGCGAAGGCCTTCGGATGCAGGATGGGGATCGAGCATTTCGGCCACCAGGTCTCGGAGATCGGGCGCCTGCACGACATCGGCCTCGATTACCTGAAGGCCGATGGCTCGTTCGTCCGGAGCGTCGAGAAGAACCCCGCGAACCAGACTCTGCTGCGCACGCTGTGCACCATCGGCCATTCGATCGGAGTGATCGTGATCGCCGAGGGCGTACGCACCGAGGAGGAGCGTCAGGCGCTGGAGGCACTGGGCATCGACGGAGTCACCGGACCCGGGGTCGTGGACTACCGGTAG
- a CDS encoding transglutaminase-like cysteine peptidase: MPRDPVEFGVKPVRSRYVTTTLPAIVSVLLLFALVAAGWLHAGLSDFARLERLAAQRYDGQAVQRVQDWRDTLVRAASLDERRQIHRINDFFNRNVRYTTDQDLWGKNDYWATPLETLGKGGGDCEDYSIAKYVSLRKLGIPDSRLRLFYVHARLGALASNATEVHMVLGYYPSEDAEPLILDNLISDIRPASRRDDLTPVFSFNSQGLWPDGATTSAGDSTARLSNWRGVLERMQADGINLSRPIASDR; this comes from the coding sequence ATGCCCCGGGATCCCGTGGAGTTCGGGGTGAAGCCCGTGCGTTCCCGGTACGTCACCACCACCCTGCCGGCGATCGTGTCGGTACTGCTCCTTTTCGCGCTGGTCGCAGCCGGCTGGCTGCACGCAGGCCTGTCCGATTTCGCCCGCCTCGAGCGCCTCGCTGCCCAGCGCTACGATGGCCAGGCCGTCCAGCGTGTCCAGGACTGGCGGGACACGCTGGTGCGCGCGGCTTCGCTCGACGAGCGCCGCCAGATCCATCGGATCAACGATTTTTTCAACCGAAACGTGCGTTACACGACGGACCAGGATCTCTGGGGAAAGAACGATTACTGGGCCACGCCGCTGGAAACCCTCGGCAAGGGCGGTGGCGACTGCGAGGACTACTCCATCGCCAAATACGTGAGCCTGCGCAAGCTGGGCATACCCGACTCGCGCCTGCGCCTGTTCTATGTCCATGCCCGGCTCGGCGCGCTGGCGAGCAACGCAACCGAGGTGCACATGGTGCTGGGCTATTATCCGTCCGAGGATGCCGAACCCCTGATCCTGGACAACCTGATCTCCGACATCCGTCCGGCCTCCCGGCGCGACGACCTGACGCCGGTGTTCAGCTTCAACAGCCAGGGACTGTGGCCGGACGGGGCCACGACCTCGGCCGGAGACTCCACCGCGCGCCTGTCGAACTGGCGTGGTGTGCTCGAGCGCATGCAGGCCGACGGAATCAACCTTTCCCGCCCGATCGCCTCGGACAGATAA
- a CDS encoding SDR family NAD(P)-dependent oxidoreductase encodes MQETGSESIRTALITGNSSGLGLGLTRVLKRGGTAVYGLSRRGCPEPVAGDVRVDLAEHDRIAPALGRLLEGVERLDLVVLNAGILGQIQRMQDADLAELKHVMDVNVWANKPILDELLRREIPVGQIVAISSGAAVFGSHGWSGYALSKAALNMLVQLYAHEFPDTPVHSLAPGLVDTAMQEYLCEDADVGAFPGLERLREARGTADMPDSEAAAQQVLESLTALRAEPSGRFLDLRALRDPDAYQRLLASKATGR; translated from the coding sequence ATGCAGGAAACGGGTTCCGAATCCATTCGGACAGCACTCATCACGGGCAATTCCAGTGGTCTGGGCCTGGGACTGACACGGGTACTGAAGCGTGGGGGTACCGCGGTCTACGGGTTGAGCCGGCGCGGCTGTCCCGAGCCGGTCGCGGGAGACGTGCGGGTGGATCTCGCCGAGCACGACCGGATTGCACCTGCGCTGGGCCGGCTGCTCGAAGGTGTCGAACGCCTGGACCTGGTGGTGCTCAATGCCGGGATCCTGGGCCAGATCCAGCGCATGCAGGATGCCGACCTCGCCGAACTCAAGCACGTGATGGACGTCAACGTCTGGGCCAACAAGCCGATCCTGGACGAACTGCTCCGGCGCGAGATTCCGGTCGGCCAGATCGTGGCGATCTCGTCTGGCGCGGCCGTGTTCGGGAGTCACGGCTGGAGTGGTTACGCGCTCTCCAAGGCGGCGCTGAACATGCTGGTGCAGCTCTACGCGCACGAGTTTCCGGATACACCAGTGCACAGCCTCGCTCCGGGCCTGGTCGATACGGCCATGCAGGAGTATCTGTGCGAGGACGCCGATGTCGGGGCGTTTCCCGGCCTGGAGCGCCTGCGCGAGGCCCGCGGAACGGCCGATATGCCGGACTCGGAGGCTGCCGCGCAGCAGGTGCTCGAGAGTCTGACGGCGCTGCGGGCGGAGCCAAGCGGGCGCTTTCTGGATCTGCGCGCGTTGCGCGACCCCGATGCCTACCAGCGTCTGCTGGCCAGCAAGGCCACCGGGCGCTGA
- a CDS encoding DUF2891 domain-containing protein — protein MDPVLDAATTEAYARAGLANIRREYPNHPGHLLTGEEDLRAPSQLHPIFYGCFDWHSSVHQHWMLVRLLRRSPRLGMADAVRNTLDRQFDVGAARIEAAYFQHPQRRSFERPYGWAWLLTLAAELEAWGEAAPRRWAAALQPLTDTVRGRCLDWLAGTRYPQRAGTHGNSAFACALLLDAANVSGDVDLAEAAVAAAWRWYAADAGYPAWIEPSATDFLSPALVEADLMARIVPGDGFPEWLEGFLPVPDPLEEPVVVTERGDPQGVHLDGLNLSRAWCWRRIGATLPADHPWRPAAHRAAARHAVASLPAVLSGDYVAEHWLPSFAVYLFEGALVPPGT, from the coding sequence GTGGATCCCGTGCTCGATGCCGCGACCACCGAGGCGTATGCGCGCGCGGGATTGGCCAACATCCGGCGCGAGTATCCCAACCATCCCGGACACCTTCTGACCGGCGAAGAGGATCTCCGCGCGCCGTCGCAGCTGCATCCGATCTTCTACGGCTGCTTCGACTGGCACTCGTCGGTGCACCAGCACTGGATGCTCGTGCGACTGCTGCGCCGGTCGCCGCGCCTCGGTATGGCCGACGCGGTCCGGAACACGCTGGACCGCCAGTTCGACGTCGGCGCTGCGCGGATCGAGGCCGCTTACTTCCAGCATCCCCAGCGCCGCAGTTTCGAGCGCCCCTATGGCTGGGCCTGGTTGCTGACGCTGGCCGCCGAACTCGAGGCCTGGGGGGAAGCAGCGCCGCGGCGCTGGGCCGCGGCGCTGCAGCCGTTGACCGACACGGTGCGGGGTCGCTGCCTCGACTGGCTGGCCGGGACACGGTACCCGCAGCGCGCCGGCACCCACGGCAACAGCGCGTTCGCCTGCGCTCTGCTGCTGGATGCCGCGAATGTCAGCGGCGACGTCGATCTGGCCGAAGCGGCGGTGGCGGCGGCATGGCGCTGGTACGCGGCCGATGCCGGGTATCCGGCCTGGATCGAACCGTCGGCCACCGACTTCCTGTCGCCGGCGCTGGTCGAGGCCGACCTGATGGCGCGCATCGTGCCGGGCGACGGGTTCCCCGAGTGGCTGGAGGGCTTCCTCCCGGTCCCCGATCCGCTCGAGGAACCGGTGGTGGTGACAGAACGGGGTGACCCTCAGGGTGTGCATCTCGACGGCCTCAACCTCAGCCGGGCCTGGTGCTGGCGCAGGATCGGGGCCACGCTTCCAGCGGATCATCCGTGGCGGCCTGCCGCACACAGGGCGGCTGCGCGCCACGCGGTCGCCTCGCTCCCCGCCGTGCTGTCCGGCGACTACGTGGCGGAACACTGGCTACCGAGCTTTGCCGTCTACCTGTTCGAAGGCGCTCTCGTGCCGCCCGGAACCTGA
- a CDS encoding methyltransferase: MPLSHAERFARHTALLARRHGLGVLALEKRPSLCAEGQRLADRQGLPVTLQPQDVLAADTSSWIGAGVQVAALHACGDLHLRLIELAARSGCRLTLAPCCYPRTAATHYRPLSHPGRRRQMLYPALRAASQRRDPRQPVGPEPVQVPQKVW, encoded by the coding sequence GTGCCTCTTTCTCACGCCGAACGTTTTGCCCGCCACACCGCGTTGCTGGCCCGGCGGCACGGCCTCGGTGTGCTTGCGCTGGAAAAGCGGCCCTCGCTGTGTGCGGAAGGCCAGAGACTGGCCGACCGTCAGGGGCTGCCGGTCACGCTGCAGCCGCAGGATGTCCTGGCCGCCGACACTTCGAGCTGGATCGGTGCAGGCGTCCAGGTGGCAGCGCTGCACGCCTGCGGGGATCTGCATCTCAGACTCATCGAACTCGCCGCCCGCAGCGGCTGCCGCCTCACCCTGGCCCCGTGCTGTTACCCGCGTACCGCGGCCACGCACTATCGCCCGCTGTCGCATCCGGGTCGCCGACGGCAGATGCTGTATCCGGCGCTGCGTGCAGCGAGCCAGCGGCGCGATCCCCGGCAACCGGTCGGTCCGGAACCGGTTCAGGTACCGCAGAAGGTCTGGTAG